In Gossypium arboreum isolate Shixiya-1 chromosome 6, ASM2569848v2, whole genome shotgun sequence, the following are encoded in one genomic region:
- the LOC108483607 gene encoding uncharacterized protein LOC108483607 isoform X7, translating into MAEQGFQEQISIGSSYRARDASPDSVIFTPESNFSLFSSASASVDRCSFASDAHDHDSLASEISLHLAGHERGDQNESLSGPDPNTNKANAVLNHSRFSRKGEKVKAEKDENDTVHVKDENQLIDSARNSFSLALKASSPRLGTMKKGSVSTRKSGAFPSPGTPNYHQHNNLTAGMQKGSSSERVPLHNNGVKRQGNVAGVLPCNNGRTLPSKWENAERWILSPGDSGVKQSVMHPQRRPKSKSGPLGPPGAAYNSLYSPSMYILDGVNMGNFMAGSPFSAGIIPANGLVAHSRCHGGGFAVRTEPCMARSVSVHGCSEVVSPPSLRSQDENLDTVKDAATDISRTVSRRDMATQMSPQGSTCSSPKESASFSLFTPSPLPIMELQSIHASKSEVRDVQIDERVTMTRWSKKHRAGNTAKSSQIVDDWRKKAADTRTPTWDVTETAKCVSKFEREEAKITAWENLQKAKAEAAIRKLEMKLEKKRSSSMDKIMNKLRSAQRRAQEMRSSMLSNQSHQVTRTSRKAIPFHGTSLTDCFTCLTF; encoded by the exons atggcgGAGCAAGGGTTTCAAGAACAAATCTCCATTGGATCAAGTTATAGAGCTCGGGATGCGAGTCCCGACTCAGTTATATTCACTCCGGAATCCAATTTCAGCCTCTTCTCTTCAGCTTCAGCTAGTGTCGATCGCTGTTCTTTCGCCTCCGATGCTCACGACCATGATTCTCTAGCTTCTGAAATCTCTTTA CATTTGGCAGGACATGAAAGAGGAGATCAAAATGAGAGTTTGAGTGGACCAGATCCAAATACAAACAAAGCTAACGCAGTCCTTAATCACAGTCGTTTCTCCAGAAAAGGAGAGAAAGTGAAAG CTGAAAAAGATGAAAACGATACAGTTCATGTAAAGGACGAAAATCAACTCATAGATTCAGCAAGAAACTCATTCTCTCTTGCTCTTAAAG CTTCGTCTCCACGGTTGGGGACTATGAAGAAAGGCTCTGTTTCAACACGGAAATCGGGTGCCTTTCCTAGTCCCGGGACTCCCAATTATCATCAACACAATAACTTGACTGCTGGGATGCAGAAGGGTTCGAGTTCTGAACGTGTACCATTGCATAACAATGGTGTAAAGAGGCAGGGGAACGTTGCTGGGGTGTTGCCTTGTAACAATGGAAGGACTTTACCTTCAAAGTGGGAAAATGCTGAAAGGTGGATTCTTAGTCCAGGGGATAGTGGTGTGAAACAATCTGTCATGCATCCTCAAAGAAGACCGAAATCAAAGAGTGGTCCACTTGGTCCTCCTGGGGCTGCTTACAATTCTTTGTACTCGCCTTCGATGTACATCCTTGACGGGGTTAACATGGGGAATTTCATGGCTGGTTCTCCTTTCTCAGCTGGTATAATTCCAGCAAATGGTTTGGTAGCTCATTCTCGTTGCCATGGTGGTGGGTTTGCTGTTCGAACTGAGCCTTGCATGGCCCGTTCTGTTAGTGTGCATGGATGCTCTGAGGTCGTAAGTCCACCATCATTGCGTTCTCAAG ATGAAAATCTTGACACGGTCAAGGATGCAGCCACTGATATTTCTCGTACGGTTTCAAGAAGAGACATGGCAACCCAAATGAGCCCACAGGGTAGCACTTGCTCATCACCCAAGGAATCGGCTTCTTTCTCTCTCTTCACCCCATCTCCTCTACCTATCATGGAACTGCAAAGCATCCATGCCTCTAAATCAGAAGTGAGAGATGTACAGATAGATGAAAGAGTCACCATGACTAGGTGGTCAAAGAAGCATAGAGCTGGAAACACTGCGAAGAGCTCACAAATCGTTGATGATTGGAGAAAGAAAGCTGCTGACACTCGTACACCAACCTGGGATGTGACTGAGACAGCAAAGTGCGTTTCTAA ATTCGAAAGAGAAGAAGCCAAAATCACTGCATGGGAGAATCTGCAGAAGGCAAAAGCTGAGGCAGCCATAAGGAAACTAGAG ATGAAGCTGGAAAAGAAGAGATCCTCGTCAATGGATAAGATAATGAATAAACTGAGATCAGCTCAGAGGAGAGCCCAAGAAATGAGAAGTTCGATGTTATCCAATCAGTCCCATCAAGTTACAAGGACCTCCCGTAAGGCTATACCGTTCCATGGAACCTCATTGACTGATTGCTTCACCTGCCTTACTTTCTAA
- the LOC108483607 gene encoding uncharacterized protein LOC108483607 isoform X6, translated as MAEQGFQEQISIGSSYRARDASPDSVIFTPESNFSLFSSASASVDRCSFASDAHDHDSLASEISLHLAGHERGDQNESLSGPDPNTNKANAVLNHSRFSRKGEKVKAEKDENDTVHVKDENQLIDSARNSFSLALKASSPRLGTMKKGSVSTRKSGAFPSPGTPNYHQHNNLTAGMQKGSSSERVPLHNNGVKRQGNVAGVLPCNNGRTLPSKWENAERWILSPGDSGVKQSVMHPQRRPKSKSGPLGPPGAAYNSLYSPSMYILDGVNMGNFMAGSPFSAGIIPANGLVAHSRCHGGGFAVRTEPCMARSVSVHGCSEVVSPPSLRSQDADENLDTVKDAATDISRTVSRRDMATQMSPQGSTCSSPKESASFSLFTPSPLPIMELQSIHASKSEVRDVQIDERVTMTRWSKKHRAGNTAKSSQIVDDWRKKAADTRTPTWDVTETAKCVSKFEREEAKITAWENLQKAKAEAAIRKLEMKLEKKRSSSMDKIMNKLRSAQRRAQEMRSSMLSNQSHQVTRTSRKAIPFHGTSLTDCFTCLTF; from the exons atggcgGAGCAAGGGTTTCAAGAACAAATCTCCATTGGATCAAGTTATAGAGCTCGGGATGCGAGTCCCGACTCAGTTATATTCACTCCGGAATCCAATTTCAGCCTCTTCTCTTCAGCTTCAGCTAGTGTCGATCGCTGTTCTTTCGCCTCCGATGCTCACGACCATGATTCTCTAGCTTCTGAAATCTCTTTA CATTTGGCAGGACATGAAAGAGGAGATCAAAATGAGAGTTTGAGTGGACCAGATCCAAATACAAACAAAGCTAACGCAGTCCTTAATCACAGTCGTTTCTCCAGAAAAGGAGAGAAAGTGAAAG CTGAAAAAGATGAAAACGATACAGTTCATGTAAAGGACGAAAATCAACTCATAGATTCAGCAAGAAACTCATTCTCTCTTGCTCTTAAAG CTTCGTCTCCACGGTTGGGGACTATGAAGAAAGGCTCTGTTTCAACACGGAAATCGGGTGCCTTTCCTAGTCCCGGGACTCCCAATTATCATCAACACAATAACTTGACTGCTGGGATGCAGAAGGGTTCGAGTTCTGAACGTGTACCATTGCATAACAATGGTGTAAAGAGGCAGGGGAACGTTGCTGGGGTGTTGCCTTGTAACAATGGAAGGACTTTACCTTCAAAGTGGGAAAATGCTGAAAGGTGGATTCTTAGTCCAGGGGATAGTGGTGTGAAACAATCTGTCATGCATCCTCAAAGAAGACCGAAATCAAAGAGTGGTCCACTTGGTCCTCCTGGGGCTGCTTACAATTCTTTGTACTCGCCTTCGATGTACATCCTTGACGGGGTTAACATGGGGAATTTCATGGCTGGTTCTCCTTTCTCAGCTGGTATAATTCCAGCAAATGGTTTGGTAGCTCATTCTCGTTGCCATGGTGGTGGGTTTGCTGTTCGAACTGAGCCTTGCATGGCCCGTTCTGTTAGTGTGCATGGATGCTCTGAGGTCGTAAGTCCACCATCATTGCGTTCTCAAG ATGCAGATGAAAATCTTGACACGGTCAAGGATGCAGCCACTGATATTTCTCGTACGGTTTCAAGAAGAGACATGGCAACCCAAATGAGCCCACAGGGTAGCACTTGCTCATCACCCAAGGAATCGGCTTCTTTCTCTCTCTTCACCCCATCTCCTCTACCTATCATGGAACTGCAAAGCATCCATGCCTCTAAATCAGAAGTGAGAGATGTACAGATAGATGAAAGAGTCACCATGACTAGGTGGTCAAAGAAGCATAGAGCTGGAAACACTGCGAAGAGCTCACAAATCGTTGATGATTGGAGAAAGAAAGCTGCTGACACTCGTACACCAACCTGGGATGTGACTGAGACAGCAAAGTGCGTTTCTAA ATTCGAAAGAGAAGAAGCCAAAATCACTGCATGGGAGAATCTGCAGAAGGCAAAAGCTGAGGCAGCCATAAGGAAACTAGAG ATGAAGCTGGAAAAGAAGAGATCCTCGTCAATGGATAAGATAATGAATAAACTGAGATCAGCTCAGAGGAGAGCCCAAGAAATGAGAAGTTCGATGTTATCCAATCAGTCCCATCAAGTTACAAGGACCTCCCGTAAGGCTATACCGTTCCATGGAACCTCATTGACTGATTGCTTCACCTGCCTTACTTTCTAA
- the LOC108483607 gene encoding uncharacterized protein LOC108483607 isoform X2 gives MAEQGFQEQISIGSSYRARDASPDSVIFTPESNFSLFSSASASVDRCSFASDAHDHDSLASEISLHLAGHERGDQNESLSGPDPNTNKANAVLNHSRFSRKGEKVKAEKDENDTVHVKDENQLIDSARNSFSLALKDCKDRKIRSEASRIPTSLDLNNVSASSPRLGTMKKGSVSTRKSGAFPSPGTPNYHQHNNLTAGMQKGSSSERVPLHNNGVKRQGNVAGVLPCNNGRTLPSKWENAERWILSPGDSGVKQSVMHPQRRPKSKSGPLGPPGAAYNSLYSPSMYILDGVNMGNFMAGSPFSAGIIPANGLVAHSRCHGGGFAVRTEPCMARSVSVHGCSEVVSPPSLRSQDENLDTVKDAATDISRTVSRRDMATQMSPQGSTCSSPKESASFSLFTPSPLPIMELQSIHASKSEVRDVQIDERVTMTRWSKKHRAGNTAKSSQIVDDWRKKAADTRTPTWDVTETAKCVSKFEREEAKITAWENLQKAKAEAAIRKLEMKLEKKRSSSMDKIMNKLRSAQRRAQEMRSSMLSNQSHQVTRTSRKAIPFHGTSLTDCFTCLTF, from the exons atggcgGAGCAAGGGTTTCAAGAACAAATCTCCATTGGATCAAGTTATAGAGCTCGGGATGCGAGTCCCGACTCAGTTATATTCACTCCGGAATCCAATTTCAGCCTCTTCTCTTCAGCTTCAGCTAGTGTCGATCGCTGTTCTTTCGCCTCCGATGCTCACGACCATGATTCTCTAGCTTCTGAAATCTCTTTA CATTTGGCAGGACATGAAAGAGGAGATCAAAATGAGAGTTTGAGTGGACCAGATCCAAATACAAACAAAGCTAACGCAGTCCTTAATCACAGTCGTTTCTCCAGAAAAGGAGAGAAAGTGAAAG CTGAAAAAGATGAAAACGATACAGTTCATGTAAAGGACGAAAATCAACTCATAGATTCAGCAAGAAACTCATTCTCTCTTGCTCTTAAAG ATTGTAAGGATAGGAAGATTAGATCTGAAGCTTCACGAATACCCACTTCATTAGATCTAAATAATGTCTCAGCTTCGTCTCCACGGTTGGGGACTATGAAGAAAGGCTCTGTTTCAACACGGAAATCGGGTGCCTTTCCTAGTCCCGGGACTCCCAATTATCATCAACACAATAACTTGACTGCTGGGATGCAGAAGGGTTCGAGTTCTGAACGTGTACCATTGCATAACAATGGTGTAAAGAGGCAGGGGAACGTTGCTGGGGTGTTGCCTTGTAACAATGGAAGGACTTTACCTTCAAAGTGGGAAAATGCTGAAAGGTGGATTCTTAGTCCAGGGGATAGTGGTGTGAAACAATCTGTCATGCATCCTCAAAGAAGACCGAAATCAAAGAGTGGTCCACTTGGTCCTCCTGGGGCTGCTTACAATTCTTTGTACTCGCCTTCGATGTACATCCTTGACGGGGTTAACATGGGGAATTTCATGGCTGGTTCTCCTTTCTCAGCTGGTATAATTCCAGCAAATGGTTTGGTAGCTCATTCTCGTTGCCATGGTGGTGGGTTTGCTGTTCGAACTGAGCCTTGCATGGCCCGTTCTGTTAGTGTGCATGGATGCTCTGAGGTCGTAAGTCCACCATCATTGCGTTCTCAAG ATGAAAATCTTGACACGGTCAAGGATGCAGCCACTGATATTTCTCGTACGGTTTCAAGAAGAGACATGGCAACCCAAATGAGCCCACAGGGTAGCACTTGCTCATCACCCAAGGAATCGGCTTCTTTCTCTCTCTTCACCCCATCTCCTCTACCTATCATGGAACTGCAAAGCATCCATGCCTCTAAATCAGAAGTGAGAGATGTACAGATAGATGAAAGAGTCACCATGACTAGGTGGTCAAAGAAGCATAGAGCTGGAAACACTGCGAAGAGCTCACAAATCGTTGATGATTGGAGAAAGAAAGCTGCTGACACTCGTACACCAACCTGGGATGTGACTGAGACAGCAAAGTGCGTTTCTAA ATTCGAAAGAGAAGAAGCCAAAATCACTGCATGGGAGAATCTGCAGAAGGCAAAAGCTGAGGCAGCCATAAGGAAACTAGAG ATGAAGCTGGAAAAGAAGAGATCCTCGTCAATGGATAAGATAATGAATAAACTGAGATCAGCTCAGAGGAGAGCCCAAGAAATGAGAAGTTCGATGTTATCCAATCAGTCCCATCAAGTTACAAGGACCTCCCGTAAGGCTATACCGTTCCATGGAACCTCATTGACTGATTGCTTCACCTGCCTTACTTTCTAA
- the LOC108483607 gene encoding uncharacterized protein LOC108483607 isoform X8, whose product MAEQGFQEQISIGSSYRARDASPDSVIFTPESNFSLFSSASASVDRCSFASDAHDHDSLASEISLHLAGHERGDQNESLSGPDPNTNKANAVLNHSRFSRKGEKVKVHVKDENQLIDSARNSFSLALKASSPRLGTMKKGSVSTRKSGAFPSPGTPNYHQHNNLTAGMQKGSSSERVPLHNNGVKRQGNVAGVLPCNNGRTLPSKWENAERWILSPGDSGVKQSVMHPQRRPKSKSGPLGPPGAAYNSLYSPSMYILDGVNMGNFMAGSPFSAGIIPANGLVAHSRCHGGGFAVRTEPCMARSVSVHGCSEVVSPPSLRSQDADENLDTVKDAATDISRTVSRRDMATQMSPQGSTCSSPKESASFSLFTPSPLPIMELQSIHASKSEVRDVQIDERVTMTRWSKKHRAGNTAKSSQIVDDWRKKAADTRTPTWDVTETAKCVSKFEREEAKITAWENLQKAKAEAAIRKLEMKLEKKRSSSMDKIMNKLRSAQRRAQEMRSSMLSNQSHQVTRTSRKAIPFHGTSLTDCFTCLTF is encoded by the exons atggcgGAGCAAGGGTTTCAAGAACAAATCTCCATTGGATCAAGTTATAGAGCTCGGGATGCGAGTCCCGACTCAGTTATATTCACTCCGGAATCCAATTTCAGCCTCTTCTCTTCAGCTTCAGCTAGTGTCGATCGCTGTTCTTTCGCCTCCGATGCTCACGACCATGATTCTCTAGCTTCTGAAATCTCTTTA CATTTGGCAGGACATGAAAGAGGAGATCAAAATGAGAGTTTGAGTGGACCAGATCCAAATACAAACAAAGCTAACGCAGTCCTTAATCACAGTCGTTTCTCCAGAAAAGGAGAGAAAGTGAAAG TTCATGTAAAGGACGAAAATCAACTCATAGATTCAGCAAGAAACTCATTCTCTCTTGCTCTTAAAG CTTCGTCTCCACGGTTGGGGACTATGAAGAAAGGCTCTGTTTCAACACGGAAATCGGGTGCCTTTCCTAGTCCCGGGACTCCCAATTATCATCAACACAATAACTTGACTGCTGGGATGCAGAAGGGTTCGAGTTCTGAACGTGTACCATTGCATAACAATGGTGTAAAGAGGCAGGGGAACGTTGCTGGGGTGTTGCCTTGTAACAATGGAAGGACTTTACCTTCAAAGTGGGAAAATGCTGAAAGGTGGATTCTTAGTCCAGGGGATAGTGGTGTGAAACAATCTGTCATGCATCCTCAAAGAAGACCGAAATCAAAGAGTGGTCCACTTGGTCCTCCTGGGGCTGCTTACAATTCTTTGTACTCGCCTTCGATGTACATCCTTGACGGGGTTAACATGGGGAATTTCATGGCTGGTTCTCCTTTCTCAGCTGGTATAATTCCAGCAAATGGTTTGGTAGCTCATTCTCGTTGCCATGGTGGTGGGTTTGCTGTTCGAACTGAGCCTTGCATGGCCCGTTCTGTTAGTGTGCATGGATGCTCTGAGGTCGTAAGTCCACCATCATTGCGTTCTCAAG ATGCAGATGAAAATCTTGACACGGTCAAGGATGCAGCCACTGATATTTCTCGTACGGTTTCAAGAAGAGACATGGCAACCCAAATGAGCCCACAGGGTAGCACTTGCTCATCACCCAAGGAATCGGCTTCTTTCTCTCTCTTCACCCCATCTCCTCTACCTATCATGGAACTGCAAAGCATCCATGCCTCTAAATCAGAAGTGAGAGATGTACAGATAGATGAAAGAGTCACCATGACTAGGTGGTCAAAGAAGCATAGAGCTGGAAACACTGCGAAGAGCTCACAAATCGTTGATGATTGGAGAAAGAAAGCTGCTGACACTCGTACACCAACCTGGGATGTGACTGAGACAGCAAAGTGCGTTTCTAA ATTCGAAAGAGAAGAAGCCAAAATCACTGCATGGGAGAATCTGCAGAAGGCAAAAGCTGAGGCAGCCATAAGGAAACTAGAG ATGAAGCTGGAAAAGAAGAGATCCTCGTCAATGGATAAGATAATGAATAAACTGAGATCAGCTCAGAGGAGAGCCCAAGAAATGAGAAGTTCGATGTTATCCAATCAGTCCCATCAAGTTACAAGGACCTCCCGTAAGGCTATACCGTTCCATGGAACCTCATTGACTGATTGCTTCACCTGCCTTACTTTCTAA
- the LOC108483607 gene encoding uncharacterized protein LOC108483607 isoform X4 has translation MAEQGFQEQISIGSSYRARDASPDSVIFTPESNFSLFSSASASVDRCSFASDAHDHDSLASEISLHLAGHERGDQNESLSGPDPNTNKANAVLNHSRFSRKGEKVKAEKDENDTVHVKDENQLIDSARNSFSLALKDCKDRKIRSEASRIPTSLDLNNVSASSPRLGTMKKGSVSTRKSGAFPSPGTPNYHQHNNLTAGMQKGSSSERVPLHNNGVKRQGNVAGVLPCNNGRTLPSKWENAERWILSPGDSGVKQSVMHPQRRPKSKSGPLGPPGAAYNSLYSPSMYILDGVNMGNFMAGSPFSAGIIPANGLVAHSRCHGGGFAVRTEPCMARSVSVHGCSEVVSPPSLRSQDENLDTVKDAATDISRTVSRRDMATQMSPQGSTCSSPKESASFSLFTPSPLPIMELQSIHASKSEVRDVQIDERVTMTRWSKKHRAGNTAKSSQIVDDWRKKAADTRTPTWDVTETAKFEREEAKITAWENLQKAKAEAAIRKLEMKLEKKRSSSMDKIMNKLRSAQRRAQEMRSSMLSNQSHQVTRTSRKAIPFHGTSLTDCFTCLTF, from the exons atggcgGAGCAAGGGTTTCAAGAACAAATCTCCATTGGATCAAGTTATAGAGCTCGGGATGCGAGTCCCGACTCAGTTATATTCACTCCGGAATCCAATTTCAGCCTCTTCTCTTCAGCTTCAGCTAGTGTCGATCGCTGTTCTTTCGCCTCCGATGCTCACGACCATGATTCTCTAGCTTCTGAAATCTCTTTA CATTTGGCAGGACATGAAAGAGGAGATCAAAATGAGAGTTTGAGTGGACCAGATCCAAATACAAACAAAGCTAACGCAGTCCTTAATCACAGTCGTTTCTCCAGAAAAGGAGAGAAAGTGAAAG CTGAAAAAGATGAAAACGATACAGTTCATGTAAAGGACGAAAATCAACTCATAGATTCAGCAAGAAACTCATTCTCTCTTGCTCTTAAAG ATTGTAAGGATAGGAAGATTAGATCTGAAGCTTCACGAATACCCACTTCATTAGATCTAAATAATGTCTCAGCTTCGTCTCCACGGTTGGGGACTATGAAGAAAGGCTCTGTTTCAACACGGAAATCGGGTGCCTTTCCTAGTCCCGGGACTCCCAATTATCATCAACACAATAACTTGACTGCTGGGATGCAGAAGGGTTCGAGTTCTGAACGTGTACCATTGCATAACAATGGTGTAAAGAGGCAGGGGAACGTTGCTGGGGTGTTGCCTTGTAACAATGGAAGGACTTTACCTTCAAAGTGGGAAAATGCTGAAAGGTGGATTCTTAGTCCAGGGGATAGTGGTGTGAAACAATCTGTCATGCATCCTCAAAGAAGACCGAAATCAAAGAGTGGTCCACTTGGTCCTCCTGGGGCTGCTTACAATTCTTTGTACTCGCCTTCGATGTACATCCTTGACGGGGTTAACATGGGGAATTTCATGGCTGGTTCTCCTTTCTCAGCTGGTATAATTCCAGCAAATGGTTTGGTAGCTCATTCTCGTTGCCATGGTGGTGGGTTTGCTGTTCGAACTGAGCCTTGCATGGCCCGTTCTGTTAGTGTGCATGGATGCTCTGAGGTCGTAAGTCCACCATCATTGCGTTCTCAAG ATGAAAATCTTGACACGGTCAAGGATGCAGCCACTGATATTTCTCGTACGGTTTCAAGAAGAGACATGGCAACCCAAATGAGCCCACAGGGTAGCACTTGCTCATCACCCAAGGAATCGGCTTCTTTCTCTCTCTTCACCCCATCTCCTCTACCTATCATGGAACTGCAAAGCATCCATGCCTCTAAATCAGAAGTGAGAGATGTACAGATAGATGAAAGAGTCACCATGACTAGGTGGTCAAAGAAGCATAGAGCTGGAAACACTGCGAAGAGCTCACAAATCGTTGATGATTGGAGAAAGAAAGCTGCTGACACTCGTACACCAACCTGGGATGTGACTGAGACAGCAAA ATTCGAAAGAGAAGAAGCCAAAATCACTGCATGGGAGAATCTGCAGAAGGCAAAAGCTGAGGCAGCCATAAGGAAACTAGAG ATGAAGCTGGAAAAGAAGAGATCCTCGTCAATGGATAAGATAATGAATAAACTGAGATCAGCTCAGAGGAGAGCCCAAGAAATGAGAAGTTCGATGTTATCCAATCAGTCCCATCAAGTTACAAGGACCTCCCGTAAGGCTATACCGTTCCATGGAACCTCATTGACTGATTGCTTCACCTGCCTTACTTTCTAA
- the LOC108483607 gene encoding uncharacterized protein LOC108483607 isoform X5 — MAEQGFQEQISIGSSYRARDASPDSVIFTPESNFSLFSSASASVDRCSFASDAHDHDSLASEISLHLAGHERGDQNESLSGPDPNTNKANAVLNHSRFSRKGEKVKVHVKDENQLIDSARNSFSLALKDCKDRKIRSEASRIPTSLDLNNVSASSPRLGTMKKGSVSTRKSGAFPSPGTPNYHQHNNLTAGMQKGSSSERVPLHNNGVKRQGNVAGVLPCNNGRTLPSKWENAERWILSPGDSGVKQSVMHPQRRPKSKSGPLGPPGAAYNSLYSPSMYILDGVNMGNFMAGSPFSAGIIPANGLVAHSRCHGGGFAVRTEPCMARSVSVHGCSEVVSPPSLRSQDADENLDTVKDAATDISRTVSRRDMATQMSPQGSTCSSPKESASFSLFTPSPLPIMELQSIHASKSEVRDVQIDERVTMTRWSKKHRAGNTAKSSQIVDDWRKKAADTRTPTWDVTETAKCVSKFEREEAKITAWENLQKAKAEAAIRKLEMKLEKKRSSSMDKIMNKLRSAQRRAQEMRSSMLSNQSHQVTRTSRKAIPFHGTSLTDCFTCLTF, encoded by the exons atggcgGAGCAAGGGTTTCAAGAACAAATCTCCATTGGATCAAGTTATAGAGCTCGGGATGCGAGTCCCGACTCAGTTATATTCACTCCGGAATCCAATTTCAGCCTCTTCTCTTCAGCTTCAGCTAGTGTCGATCGCTGTTCTTTCGCCTCCGATGCTCACGACCATGATTCTCTAGCTTCTGAAATCTCTTTA CATTTGGCAGGACATGAAAGAGGAGATCAAAATGAGAGTTTGAGTGGACCAGATCCAAATACAAACAAAGCTAACGCAGTCCTTAATCACAGTCGTTTCTCCAGAAAAGGAGAGAAAGTGAAAG TTCATGTAAAGGACGAAAATCAACTCATAGATTCAGCAAGAAACTCATTCTCTCTTGCTCTTAAAG ATTGTAAGGATAGGAAGATTAGATCTGAAGCTTCACGAATACCCACTTCATTAGATCTAAATAATGTCTCAGCTTCGTCTCCACGGTTGGGGACTATGAAGAAAGGCTCTGTTTCAACACGGAAATCGGGTGCCTTTCCTAGTCCCGGGACTCCCAATTATCATCAACACAATAACTTGACTGCTGGGATGCAGAAGGGTTCGAGTTCTGAACGTGTACCATTGCATAACAATGGTGTAAAGAGGCAGGGGAACGTTGCTGGGGTGTTGCCTTGTAACAATGGAAGGACTTTACCTTCAAAGTGGGAAAATGCTGAAAGGTGGATTCTTAGTCCAGGGGATAGTGGTGTGAAACAATCTGTCATGCATCCTCAAAGAAGACCGAAATCAAAGAGTGGTCCACTTGGTCCTCCTGGGGCTGCTTACAATTCTTTGTACTCGCCTTCGATGTACATCCTTGACGGGGTTAACATGGGGAATTTCATGGCTGGTTCTCCTTTCTCAGCTGGTATAATTCCAGCAAATGGTTTGGTAGCTCATTCTCGTTGCCATGGTGGTGGGTTTGCTGTTCGAACTGAGCCTTGCATGGCCCGTTCTGTTAGTGTGCATGGATGCTCTGAGGTCGTAAGTCCACCATCATTGCGTTCTCAAG ATGCAGATGAAAATCTTGACACGGTCAAGGATGCAGCCACTGATATTTCTCGTACGGTTTCAAGAAGAGACATGGCAACCCAAATGAGCCCACAGGGTAGCACTTGCTCATCACCCAAGGAATCGGCTTCTTTCTCTCTCTTCACCCCATCTCCTCTACCTATCATGGAACTGCAAAGCATCCATGCCTCTAAATCAGAAGTGAGAGATGTACAGATAGATGAAAGAGTCACCATGACTAGGTGGTCAAAGAAGCATAGAGCTGGAAACACTGCGAAGAGCTCACAAATCGTTGATGATTGGAGAAAGAAAGCTGCTGACACTCGTACACCAACCTGGGATGTGACTGAGACAGCAAAGTGCGTTTCTAA ATTCGAAAGAGAAGAAGCCAAAATCACTGCATGGGAGAATCTGCAGAAGGCAAAAGCTGAGGCAGCCATAAGGAAACTAGAG ATGAAGCTGGAAAAGAAGAGATCCTCGTCAATGGATAAGATAATGAATAAACTGAGATCAGCTCAGAGGAGAGCCCAAGAAATGAGAAGTTCGATGTTATCCAATCAGTCCCATCAAGTTACAAGGACCTCCCGTAAGGCTATACCGTTCCATGGAACCTCATTGACTGATTGCTTCACCTGCCTTACTTTCTAA